The DNA segment ATACAGCCCCAAATGAAGAAATCTAGTATTTGAGCTACTTTGTGCATTTTGGGATGGGAGTATAAATGCCACACATGTTtggacttaaaaacattttttttttttttttacctttatcaCCTTTGAAGACTCTCAAAAGTACTGAACATCAGTGGAGTACCACTACTGTTAAGTCACACTTCCAGCcatatgagattaaaaaaaagtaacgtAACTGAAACCTAGTATCCTTACAGCCTGTTCTTTAAAGGATTCACTGTTCAATGCTTCAGTGGTCTGTTCTTACTAAAACATTTCTAGTACTTAAAACATTTCTGAAGATAACTGAAACAAAAGGCCTCGGTGTCAAAGTGggttttgataattttctttttagaaaacaaacaacattATTTGCAGGTAACATATTCAATTTTCCTTTGTAATCAAACTTGAAGACTAAAATTTCCTGGGCTTAGCATAGtcttaactggaaaaaaaaaagacaaccaaacATCAGATCCTATGTGGATCACCAGCTATAGCAAGAATAaatgttccttccatttctcccttAGGCAATACAGTGTGGTAACTAAGAACAGAGGCTCTACAGAGATGGATCtaggtttgaatcttggctccaaATACAAATAACCTTTCTCACCCTGTGAGACAACCTTTATCTGCAAATGTGGAAAATAACAGTACTTGTGCTTCATGGGACTGttggaaaagataaaatgagataagaCACATCACCTatcagtgcctggtacatatacatatacatatacacatacacatacacatactgtgctgacagcacagagcctgcttgggattctatctctctccttctctctctacccctaaccctggcttgtgcactctctctctcaaaataaataaacttaaaaaaattccacagaagtaaaatgtgaaaaatgcaatcttttgggggcacctgggtggctcagttggttaagcatccgactttggctccggtcatgatctcgcagttcatgagttagagctctgcatcaggctccgtgctcacagcttggagcctggagcctgctttggattctgtgtctccctctctctctgctcctcccctgcttgcactctgtctctgtctctctctcaaaaataaacaaacattaaaaaaaaaaaacaaaacttaaaatgcaATCTTTTGTTAAATGCTACATCTTcagaagatacattttttttcaagaaacatttaagattgtatttattttatttgagagagagagagagagagagagagagcgcacgtgagcacacagaggaggggggcagagggacagagagagagaatcccaagcaggctccatacccagcacagagtgtgatgcagggcctggggtcatgacctgagctgaaatcaagaatcagatgctcaactgactaagctggCCAGATGCCCTGGGAAGGttaaaaattgattttgtttttaaatcactagTCTTTCATTGTTATGAAGTTTTTTTTCTAGTAGCTTCCGCAGGAAGGGTTCATGGGGACAATTCCAAATTCTTGCACATTGCTAATAGTTTGTGCCTATTAAAAGTCAGTTTTGTTGCATATAAAATCCTcatctcccattttctttctttgtaactttGCTGTCAAAGCTTGATGATAAACTAACTTTCTTTCAAAGTCAtgtcctctttttctcccctgtaTGTGCAAAggagttttttcttttagtttcaagTGTAGTACAATCTTACCAGAATGTTTCTTGGGTACTTGTTATTCTTTGTTGATATTCTCAGGCACTTTTTCACTATGTagtttcaaatctttttttttttttttttaatttttttttttcaatgtttatttatttttgggacagagagagacagagcatgaacgggggaggggcagagagagagggagacacagaatcggaaacaggctccaggctctgagccatcagcccagagcctgacgcggggctcgaactcacagacagcgagatcgtgacctggctgaagtcggacgcttaaccgactgcgccacccaggcgcccctcaaatctttttaagacattttccttggggcacctgggtggctcactcaattaagtgtctgacttcggctcaggtcatggtctcatgggttcaggcccagtgtcaggctctgtgccaacagttcaagcctgaaggctgctttggattctgtttctccctctctctctgtccctaccttgctcgtgctctctctctctcaaaaataagtaaaaacattaataaaaaaatttatggtttcaaattattgttttgatttatagttttaaattatttgttttgttcctttgctttgttttctcagGGACCCCTGTTAACCATATGTTCACTCTCCTTTGCTCATACTCACCATTTGCCaccttttcttatttaatttttttttatgtttgagagagagagagagagagagagaacgcaagtaggggagggggagagagggagacacaaaatctgaagcaggccccaggctctgagctgtcagcacagaacctgatgcggggctcaaactcatgaaccacgagaccctcaactgactgaaccacctaggtgcccttgccaccttttctgaaatcttttctaccttccattttttttctttgtttaaaaaattggtttttgCCTTCTACTTTTCCTAAAGCATTATCTgttatttgcttttatgtttcttCTACTTAAATCTCCATTTCTGAAATAACTTTTCTTTATAAATCTTTTCCTTAGCTCTGTCACTTCACTTGAGTTTTACTGATGCTGATTAtggttttcttaatgtcttttagCTCGTTTTGAAATAAGTTAGTTATTGACTTCTATCACAGGCACATCTTTCTGGCAAGCCTTGGTCTTCAGGaatgtcattattttcttgtAACATTGTATGGGACTTGAGCTTTGTACTTCTCTATTGCttacttttatatataatttgttttcttcaactTTGAGCTTTCCACTGTTCCTCTCCACTTTGATCtggtctttctctcttctctcaggtTGTTACCCTGCTCAATTTTGTTTCACTTCCAGAAGCTCTTTCTCAGTAGAGGAGCCCCACTGAGTCTGTTTTGACAGCTCTTTGGAGCTAGACTGTTCCAGCCTCTTCAGTCCTCCTTAGCACTGATACATATGTAATCACCTGCTACTGGAGAGGACCCTCTCAGGTTCAGCTACCATTCTTAAACTGACCTGCTCCACTTTCCAGGGAATACTTGTTGGCTATTTTCAGGTTCTCCTTTTCCCAGTGCTGTCAGATACCAATCTGTTGCTTCCATGCTTCTCCCGGCATATTTGCTGATACCATGCATTTTAGGGTTCATAAGGATACTCTgtcatcctgtttttttttttaatgtttaaaaatgtttttatttatttttgagagagcgagcgagcatgaatgggggaagggcagaaagagagggagacacagaatccgaagcagggtctaggctctaagctgtcagcacggagcctgacatggggttcgaactcacgaaccgtgagatcaagacctgagccaaagtcagatgctcaaccaactaagccacctaagcgtccccaattttttttttttttttttttttttactgtttgtttatttttgagagagagaggcaggcagagcatgagtcagggagggacagacctgagctgaagttggaagcttaaccgactaagccacccaggtgcgtcATCCAATTTTGTTATAAATACTGATCAacgttttttggttttggtatctggTCGACTCTGTTTTTGTGGGAATTCGGAAACTTGATGACACCTCTGACACCACTTTGCTTAAAATAACAtccattttacttaaaataatgtgGGGTACACCCGGATGAAAGTCAGATGTGAGTTCTACTTTAATTGAGGAAAGTGACAAAatgattctacttttttttttcctactgctgAAATGGGAAGAACTAATCAGATTCACTACAAAGGTTTAAAGTCGAACCATATGAAACTGCTATTTTTACATGTTACAGTGGTTGACTGATGACAATTTTATGTGGTTCAACCTAATACATACTGATATCTATCAGGTCCTTTCAGATTACTGGATATAGGCAATACAAAGAGTCAAGAGTCTAACATTAACATAGAACACAGCACCATTTCATTTTGTATTCATTAATTTCTAATAGTAATGCCTTATTTGGTACTCCTCTGGGTTTCTATTTCACCATCCCTTCAGGCTGCACCCTTAGTAGAGACAGCCTCTGctcatttcttttatgtattaGGTCCTCATTCCCCTAATTTTTCCATTTAGACTTGGAGTCTAGGCAAGGTCCTCTGCTACCATATGCATGTGGATGACACTATAATCTTGTGCCCATCTCTGGCacttatttaattaaattccatATGGCGTTCTTATAAAACAGATGCTTTATGCACTCTCATTGGTCACAAAGGCAACTTCCTCTGGAAGAATCCTTGGTTTTATGCTATTCCTGTCTCAAATAACTTCTAGTGATTGACCTACCTTGCACTTACTTTTGTGCCTATAAACCTTTCATGAGAGCCACTTCTAGCCAAACTCTTagatctgtttcttcctctttaatgGCAGAAATATATTCCAACACATTCCACTTTAGTAAATTAATTCACTCATCTTACGCATTCTCACTCCTAAGTTTATAAGCAACTCTATCCCTCCCCAACACTAATACATACAAactcttaatttgtattttaaaaatacttagtgaTTCTTCAAATTACCTATCCACTCATACACTATCTGTATTAATACTAAGATTGTGATATGCAGATAAAGGGATCTTATACACTACTATGTGACAAAAAAATACCAGATGCCTGGAGACATTTAAATTTCTGTAGTCAAATACTAAGTTAAAAACCAgtggcatttaaaatattaatcctTACAAATACTACCACAAAGTACTGTATTATGAAATAGGTATCTCTCTTAGTTCTTCGATGATATGTGGCAAAAATATATTGCTTACCTCAAGAATACTGGGAAGAAAGGAACATTgataacaaaacaaattaaaaaaaaacaaacccagaattTTTCTGTACTAATGTTCTATGAGAGATCTTTCTGCATGGGCATTCAGTGACTGAGAAAACCCACCAATATAGTAGGTACAAAAGTGGTTCACAATGTAAAAGCAAAtctaaaattcatttcattttgggGTTCCCCAGAGAATTTAATAAAGTACAGAAATTCCACCAACATCTTAGTATACAACAATTATTTGTGGTTGCCTAGGAACTAATGTGAATTTATGTAGGCAAATGATCACTGTTGCTTTCATACCAACTGTTCAGAGGCCACAAGCTTAAGGAATTTTTTGATGAAGTCAATGAGTCCTTGAATGGTTCGGGTTCGCTCTACAGCccacttctttgttttcattatagGGGTGTCTCCCACAGCCTTCAAGAGGACATCaactgtcaaagaaaaaaaaatactggcaattATACTGAGCATCCAAAGAGAATGTGATATAAAAGACTTCAGAAAACTTAAACCTTTAATCTACACACATTTGTGTATTTATGATACTGGAGGGATGTCCAAGACATAGAAATGTTAGGCGATATTCTTTTTCATCATACTTTTGTGGATTCTTTCCCGTGATTCTACAGTCCCACAAAGGTTTCCCCATGAAACTgacctttaaaatgtatttggacaTGACGGGCAATTCCAAagagaataaatgtaaatatttggtCAATAAAGATACGAAAAAATCTTTATGATAATGTCACGGCCTTTTTCATCGACCAAACTAGTAAAATTACAGTAACTGTGTAGACATTCTTACTGTTGGGAAAACAAAATGGTACGTATACCTTTTCTGGAAAGTATTACGGTAGTACAAATCAAAGTGCTTAAGATATGTTTTGACTCAGCAACACTTCTAGGAATCTAATCTAAGAAAATATAAGATGTGAAAAGAGTCACTTAGAAGGATTTCACCTTTGCTGaagaattcatttttatagaaacaaacaaaaaaccctggtAAACCTAAATATGTAGCAAGGATATTTAGAAGAGATTGGCTAAATAAAGGATATTACACTCtctgataaaatttaaataatatagtaAAGTATACACATTGTCAACTCCTTGGATTcaaaatcctggctctgctacttgctaggtatatatatatctggataagcttttatttatttatttattttgagagagagaaggtgagagagagagaacacacagggaaggggcagagactgagagggagagagagaatccaaggcaggcaccacactgtcaacacagagcctgacacagggcttgaacccacaaactgtgagatcattacctgagctgagatcaagagtcagacgctcaatctactgagtcactcaggcgccccatggataagctttttaatctctctgtgccacagtttctccatttgtaaaacgATATCATCATCTACCTCATAAGGTTggcaggattaaatgagttaatatgtgtaaAGTACTCAGAGCAATATCAGCTCATACTTACTGAACCTTAGGATTAAGCAGCCATTAGAGAAACATATCATAAAAGCTTATTTAACAGTATGACTTATCAAAATGCACTAAATATAAAACAGCATGTATAACAGGATATTGATTTCATTAAAACCATCACACATATTCACGTAAATGTGAAATATGCACCAAAATGCTACTTCTCAGTAGTGACATTATAGATGatcatttgatttgatttgtgcTTTTTGTAACCACCAACTTTTCCACAATAAACTTAATAAAGGAAAGTAATAGTATTAAAACGAAGGTACTagataatttcagagagagaaatcGTTTCAATAATCCAAAACACAACAGTGCTAATAATGCAAAGACTATGAACCTTTTTCCTAAAGTTACTTTGCttacaacaaaaaaacaaaacacaaacaaaacccagacatCTACAATCAAAAGTAACACTGGAAGCAAAGTAGTGTACTGCTGCCCCCTAAAGTTAGCTCTCTTCTATTACATCCTTCTTGTCTCATTCTTTGGTATTAAAAATGGATGGAGATTTCCACCAGGTCACTGAAATCAATTTCTCAAGCTTACCCCTGGAATGAAGACACCTAGAACACAGAACACATACAACTTATCTTCCTGATAAAGtttatcttcctttttccatATAATAATTATGGCTTCAGTTACCTAAATAGGGATGAATTGGGAGGTAACAGAAGATTTTGGTGGATTCACCTTCCACACCTCCCCTAATTCCGTGGGGACTATCAATAACTCAGTTGTAATTGGGAATTTCAGTAAAGTGAAGCAGAAAATATTGTGAGTTACATATGCTGCTGAAGGAACAAGAGTGGGAGGGCAAGAAGCTAGAGAAGGGAAAGTTACTTATTGTAGTTATaccttaactttttcttttttaaaattctaaatgtgaTTTGCCTAGAGTTCTCAACCCTAGCTATATATTAGAATCAACTAGGAGAACATTTACAAGAATACAGATATCTAATATCAATTAAATGAGAATCTTTTGAAAGCAGGACATTGGTATGTTCAAAAGCTCTCCCAGGACATCCTAATGAGTTCCTAAGGACAAACAACCTTGGTGAGCTTCAAGAATCTTTATTCTTCTGTAGACTAAAACAAAGTGGATCATATGAAATACTGAAGCTTCTTTCACCAGAAGAGATCCTCAAAAAAAGGACAACTTCAGGGTAGAAATTCAACAGCTAGCAGCTAAGTTTTACATCACAGAGGCAAACTCCAATGTTTCCAAGagccagaaaatgaaaacaggatcttcCAAAGgtggtttaaagaaaaacaaaacaaaacaaaaaccacccacCCAACTACGTAGACCAAAGAAAACATGCCATATAACCCCGAGTCCATATCTGGGTTGTGAGCCATTGCTTTTTTTCGCCTCTGTTTTACTCAGCTATCTTCAGGATCAAGTAGTAAGCTTTTGACTAAGGTTGttaaagccaaaaaacaaaagaaccttTGAAAAGTCTGTTCCTGCTTAcagtaaaaatgaaggaaaaaaaatagcaagaatcCATAAAAACCACGGAAttctttagaaataaagattCTACCAGTAATCTACACAAATAATCTtaggtttctgtttctctgctaaTGTATCATGCGGAAATAACAGAACAAGTTTTCCACAAATGTAACGGCGATCTGACTTAAAAGGGAGACAGTGCTGGGAGAGTCAATTCTCCAAAAGCAACAGCAACTGAATGAAGTTCTATTGAGAGGCTGTGAGATCAGGAAGTAGAAAACATACCATACCCGTATTTAAAATTCTGGAGTGAGAAAAACGGTCTAAGGCCCAGGGTCAAACGATCCGAATCGTAATTGCTGATTTAAGTCCTTTTTCATCTGCAATTCTACATACAGTGCTCGAGGACAAGTGATTTCGTTAGGATTTTCCGTATTTTACAATGACAAGCCAATTCTCAAGCAATGAAGGGTTGAGGGTTCAAGCAATGAAATGACTCGCTTATAAAGGTTCCAAAAtgggctggagggggggggaggcgggggaggcgATGCttatgcctttgattttctttgaacATTCTTTATCCTTGatcaaattttagttttttggtaCAAGGAGTGAATTCGCGCGCCGTTGGTACAAAATATAGCGAACCGGCCGGAAGGCGTGGATTCGAATCCAGGCTTGCTACCGACCATCCCTATCACCGTCCATTCCTATCACCATAAGTCGTTAATCAAATAATTAGGTCCCATACATACTAAAAGCCTGGAGCCACCGAGATCCCACTCGGCTCCCATCTTCAACGACCTCGCAGTCTGGACAACTGAAAGGAAGAGTCGAAGGCAGTGTAGTAAGTACCGTGGCAGCCAAGAACCGGTACCACACTGCTAAGGTGCGTCCAGACATGGCTTTCTAGAGAAGGACTCGACTCAAAGGTCTCGAAAGCCGAAAACTACACTTCCTCTCTCCTGACAGGTCAAAAGCCACGCCTGGGACCAGCCCTCCTTTAAATTTTGCTTCTTTATTGGCCGCCAGGGACCTAGTCGGACGCACTCTAAGCCTCCCGCCACTGCCTAGAAAGAAACTGCtctcaaaattactttttttcttggtgtcGCCGGCAGGTTCCTCTGTTCCCGGGGAGACTGCAGCGGAAGAAGGAGGCTCCGGAGTGGCTGTTTCTGGGGAGACCTCCGTAGGTCCTTCGCCATCAGTAGTACTTGAAGGAGGGAGCTGCAGCGCAGACTCCGACTCCTCAGCCATCTTGCTCAGTGGAAGGCGAGGGCGGAAGTGGTGGCTCAGCGCGTGCAGTGGGCGGGCTTTACGCCGAGGGCGTCGCTACGGAGACGCCAGAGTAGGCGGGGACGACCCAACCCAACGGGGCTAGTTGGAGTTGCCGGTTGGTCCTCTGTGTGGAACCTGTCGCAGAGTCCTGACTCCTAATACCGCAACTACGGTTTTCTCACAGCAACAGCCCCCGGAAGGAGTCACTGAACCACGTACCCGCGCCCCGCCAAGCGCGCAAGCGCCTGTCCGACAAGCGGGCTCGGGGCTGGAGATGTTTCCGCTTCCCTTCacgccggccccgccccggccccgcccagaCCCCGCCCCGCGGCTCGggagtgcgcgcgcgcgcgtgcgggagggggcgggtggggaAGGATCGCCGGCGAGATCCCGAGGCGAGGCTCGcgcgcccgcccccgccctggcCCCCAGCGCCCACCCGGTCGGCCCGGCTCAGCCATGATCAAGGCGATCCTCATCTTCAACAACCACGGGAAGCCGCGGCTCTCCAAGTTCTACCAGCCCTACGTGAGTATCCCGCCGCCGCCGATCCGCGAGAGGGGGAGTCGTTGGCGGCTGGCAGCGCCCTCAGGGCGACCCCCTCAGGCGCGCCTCGGCCCGTCGCGCGCCCCGGCCGCCTCGCGCTTCCCGGGCTGTCAGCTTCCCGCCGGGCGTGAGCTAGGTGCTCACCTCCCTCCGCGCTCCCGTGCTCCGACGGGGCTCTGCCCAGGCGGCTCCTC comes from the Prionailurus bengalensis isolate Pbe53 chromosome A1, Fcat_Pben_1.1_paternal_pri, whole genome shotgun sequence genome and includes:
- the ATG12 gene encoding ubiquitin-like protein ATG12 isoform X1; the encoded protein is MAEESESALQLPPSSTTDGEGPTEVSPETATPEPPSSAAVSPGTEEPAGDTKKKIDVLLKAVGDTPIMKTKKWAVERTRTIQGLIDFIKKFLKLVASEQLFIYVNQSFAPSPDQEVGTLYECFGSDGKLVLHYCKSQAWG
- the ATG12 gene encoding ubiquitin-like protein ATG12 isoform X2 — its product is MSGRTLAVWYRFLAATVLTTLPSTLPFSCPDCEVVEDGSRVGSRWLQAFIDVLLKAVGDTPIMKTKKWAVERTRTIQGLIDFIKKFLKLVASEQLFIYVNQSFAPSPDQEVGTLYECFGSDGKLVLHYCKSQAWG
- the ATG12 gene encoding ubiquitin-like protein ATG12 isoform X3; the protein is MAEESESALQLPPSSTTDGEGPTEVSPETATPEPPSSAAVSPGTEEPAGDTKKKIYLCESVLCSLPRPGGWNPL